The Vitis vinifera cultivar Pinot Noir 40024 chromosome 8, ASM3070453v1 genome segment AAATTTGTTCTTAAGAAGATATACCCAACATAATCTAATGTGATCATCATGCTAGGAACCCCGAATTACTTCGTTTCTTGGCCTTGaatctcatagggtgcatgtCATCTATCCCTATACTCTCTAGATCTAAATGCAATAGAAAATAACGACTATAGAAACAATATTAAAATCTAGATCTAGAGATGTAGTTACATACCTGCAATCTAGATATTCTCAAATCAAATCCAATCTAAAGAAGATGTCATGGGTGTCGTAAGAGTCTTTCACTCAATCTCTCCCTTCATAGATCCTAACACAAAAGAAGGGTGGGTTTCACTTTCTTTCTTGAGGGTGGCTAGAGTTTCTCTTAATCTCTTTTTGGAAGATGGTGGTGAAAATGCCAAAAGCCTGAACCCTCGTTGACTTAATATTGGTTCTTAGTGAGGGAAACCAAATTGCTATCCTAAGATTAGTCCTTAATATAAGCTTGAAAAAAACAACTCCCATACTTAGGATGATTGCTTTTCACGTGTGGTAGTTTTCCATCGatccttttgaattttggatCACTAGAAAAAGTGGAAGGCTTACTATTTTTTGTAGCTGGATTAGTGTTAAGTGTAGAGGTATTAGATTCTATTTGAGTTAATGAAATCTCCTTGCCTATATATCATCGCATTTCTACACTTTCCTTCTCTTCAAACTTCTAAGAATACTTTATGAGTTGATGACATAATTTCACGACTAAGAATTTCATGACGAACCTTATCTAATTCATTAGGAATGTAAAGACTTTATCTTTCTCAGTAATCTTTTGAAACATTACATTGTCTTGTGCATAATGCCATTCGTAGTCATAGAACAAATCAAGTTCTTGTCAAAGAGTTTTTTAGTGTATTGTAGTACTAAATTACACTCATATTAACTTGCTTGGTATTTCAGATCTATGTGGCTCTCTTGTAGACTTGAGCCAAGTTACCAAGGTCAAAGTAGGTCTCCATAGCAACCTCTCAATCTCTCTAACAATGGGCACAAACATGTATGTCTTACTAATATTGGCTTCCATGGAGTTGATCAACCTTGACATAATCATGGCATTCTTTGCTTTCCACATCTCAATGAGAACCACTCATTCTTGTGGTCACAATGTTGCTCCAATGAGGTACTCGATTTCTCTGCACTCACAAATGAGGAGTTTGATAGATTGAAACCATTGAAGATAATATTCTCTAATAGAGTTTGAGAGGTAATTGGCTAAGAAGAGTGATCATGACAATTGATCACGAAATTCTAATGAGAGATTGGTTTTCCTTAAGCCTCCTTCAAGTTGTTACCATTGGAAGCACTTGTCATGTTGTTTTGACCATTATTCCTAGTGATTAGAAGTCAACTCTAACACCATGAAGAAATTGATGGGTTTTTACCTAGTCATATATATTCATTCATAGggaaaagaggagaaaaaaaatccttcaaatATACAAGTCTACAAAATCTGTAAAAATAAGGAAAGTATAAAGAAATAGAAACTACCGAACAAATCCTATCCAAATAATTGATTGTGgctttaattacaaaaattaactTCTAACTAATTTCTAAAAAGGTTAATCCTATCTCCATTAGGGATTTGCATTCTTCAACAAAGTTCAAATGCATATTTTGAGCTACTAAAGACTATATAATCATTACATGAAGGGGGTAATAATATAAAGGTTAGCATATtatactcttttttccttcgtcaACATTTTATCTCATTaggttttaccaacaagatTTTAATGTGGTTGTCCTAACAATCAAActcattgaaaaaatattacACTCTTTTCCCTTCATTAAAGTTTTTCTTAGTAAAGTTTTAATGAAGTAGATTAAAAGAATGACTATCATCCAAGAGTAAATGTTACGATTGTATACAATTATTTGTGAATATCATCGTTTTTTCCTATTAAACCTTCAGATATTTATGTAACCTTAACcgttaaaaacatttattataatcATTATAATTGTAACCCTataaatggataaaaattgCTCAAAATTCTTTAACTTCAATCACTTctgaatttcttccctcaactCTTCTATGTTTATCACTATAACAACAAACAACCATTTCCATAAAATCCATTCTAACATGGCTTTCACTTGGTACGTAAACAATcaaaatgtatgtatttttttacttatcGGTACatctttattgaaaatatgtatatatgtatgtatgaaaagaaatgaatcaacGTTTAATACTACAAGTAGACAGCAAGACCCTTTAATGTCACAAAATCCGATGGGGATGAAGCCCTGTGTAGGCAACAGAGCATATGTTTTTCTACCACCCCAAACTTCTCTCTGAAGCCATCAACCAGAAATGAAGTTGAAGCAACAGAACCCACGCTTTTTCTGCCGGTTCAACTTCTGCCCTTCATCTACACTAACATTTGCCTCAGAATTATCACTAGTTTTCAACATGGGTCTTTCCATTACCTCATTTCTGGAAAGATGCAAAGCAACCTGTTGAGTCTCACAAGGACTCAAGAGATTTTGTTCTGGTGATGCTGGTGCGATCCTGTTATGATTTACTTCCCTTGACTGAGAATTGGATCCTGTATACCTGTAAAGCACATGTAAACACAGATCATAATGGATTCAAGCGGTTCATGTTGGTGACTCTTCTCATTGAAAAGAATCTTAGCTAAAATTACACAGATTTAGCTTTGGTTTGCACTTACTAACCAAGGAATAACTATAacaaaaactctcaaaattgCAAGGAAGCATGTTTcccagaaaagaaaattctgaCTAGTCTATGTAACGGAATTAtttttcaactctgatttgacTTCCAAGACTAGCACATTTTCTGTTCAGATTTTTCTAATTAGAATAGCCTTTTGTAACTAACAAAGGAGGCTGGGAACATgcaaaatcatttgaaaacagGAAGCTAGGGGCCTTTGATGTGGGTGGTGTATGGGTCACCCAACTTACATGTGAGCATATGGGCTTTGAACTAGAAAAAATTCATTATGAAACTACACATACAGAGATTTAATCTCAACTAGTACTGAAATTCCAACCTCTTCATATAAACACATTGATCTGTGAATAGAAATTATTTCAGAGCCTAAATTGATCACACTAGCATAGTACATTATAGTCatcagaaaaaaaatacacttgGCAACTAATTTCTAGCATGATCTTGGTAGATGATAGAAGTACGAAATTTCtacaatttaattttgaaaggaAAGGAATTTCACTGTGTGGTACCTGCccattagtttcatttttatgatGATGATCATCAAAATCATAATGAGTTAGTCATTTAGGTCCCGTTAAATTCATTATTTGCAGGCACTGGTTATTTAGATCCTTTGGTTATCCTGactcttaatatatatatatatatataaccgtGGATGTCTGGGCCAGCTTACACTCACCTCGACCAATCCCACAGGGCCCTGAAGTTAACAACCGGATAAACCTCCAGTTGCTctgaggggactcgaactggtgaccattgggAGCAAACCCAAGACTggaccaactgagctacccctCAGAGTTATCCTAACTCTTAATAATAGTAGAGATTACCTGGAGTTCTGAGTGCCAGGACTGTTCCTAGGTTCAACCGAGGTCCTCTCCACAGTTCCGTTTTCAGATGGCTTAACACAGACCTCACCATTTGAATGAACTCTACCATCAGCTGACGATATTGTCCTCTTTAAGGCATCCTTCTCCAAATTTGAACCTTCATTAGCAAAGATAGACAAGAAATTGGATTGGGTATCATGCCCAAATCCCCGAATCACAGAAATGATCTCCTCCAATGTTCCTAGAGCTTCTTCCACCTTAGGACTGACACAAACACCCTTATCATTTACAGGACATTTCTCTGCCATTTGATCTTTTGGAGCAAGATCTATTCCATTGCAATCCTTCATTACACCTGGACTAATTGGAGGTGGATCTACTCCCTTGTTATCCCCCTTCAAGTGCCCCCCTTCTTCAGTCTCTTCTTCCTGAATCTCACAAAAAGTTTTCCCTTCTGCAACTGGGAAAGACTCTGATGGAGACTCAGCTGCAGGATCATCTCTGAGAATCCTCTGATTGATATCCTTCACATCTGCTTGAACAGTTTCAACCAGATACTCCTCTGCATGAGTGCATGCATCATCAATCTTGAGTTCTTCCAGTCCCAGAGCTTCTGTTGGTTTTGCATTTGAACACAGAGCTTCACGTATTCGAGTATATAGTGGTCCCCCCAAAGCCTCATGGAAATCTTCATTGCCTTCAGTTGCAGAAGAAACTATCTGCAATATTCCAAGGATTTGAAAATGTAAATGAAGATAATAAAGGTAACATTTAAATGAAATCCAAGGATATTATTTCTTCACCAGCGGCCAGCAGATGTATGGCATCAAATCAAGGCCATCCATTTTGGTGGCTGCCAGTTAAAATGTGCCCAAATCCCACTAATTAATTGTCTAGATGCATTTGATTGAAGAACTAATGAGTTGGATAATCTTTAGAGACCCACCagttttattgaaaaagttGAAATATGCTGATTCCATCATTAGCATACCAGGCAGGCAGGCAACAAAAAGAACCAAATTACAAACTAATTGCTAAAGAAACAAACTATCAAGAACAGAAGATTAACCTTTTGATAGAGCCTGAAACCACTGCCCACGAGCTGCCTTGAAATAAAGTTAATTAGTGATGGAGGAACAAAGTCCAGCTTTATATCCATATTTGCTATTGTCCTGCACATGTTGTCAGTGTTGGAAGGTGTATAATCAGGGGGGACAACACAGATTGAATAGTATGCAAACAAGATATAAAGCTTGATCCAGGGATCCCTCCTAATGGGGAGGCAGCTAATGTCTCTGGGCCACAAAACCAGTGTAGTTACCCAGGGTAAAAAATTTAATGTGATACTATCATCCAGGCCTTTATTGTTGCAGGGTTACTACTTGTAACCTGGAACATGGCTTTTAATGGTGAAATGGGACAAGCTAATGATGGAAAAGTGTCATAGACGACTTttcttccttcaaattttcGTGTCTGTACAGTGCTTAGAAGCCCTCTAAGCCAGCCAAAATGATGATACACGAGATTAGGGACAGAGGAAACCAACAAAGCACACCAGATTACAGGGCTAAAACTCCCCAACTTGTATATTACTCtctttataaaaatacaaagcaaCTTTCAGCTAAGACTTCCACAATTCTGCTTGGTGAGTTCAATGCCTTCAGAAGGGTCTCCAGCCCTCTTTATATAGGCTAGTGGAACCACCTATCAAGGAACAATCCTACACAAACGGGTTTACAATTTCAAAAGTCTTCCATCCAACTGCTTCAGCCCTTTGAAATTGTCTTCTCCCATTCTAGTTGTTGCCATGCGTCCAAGCTCAACACATCCCACTATACACATCCGATATTGGGTTACTCCACTTGCTTGTGTGGTAGAGAGATCTGATCAGCCCGAGCCAAGTGCCCATCTCGACTTTGTCATGACTCTGCCAAGTGCTTGGCCCACGTGTTGCTAGGTGTGCAAACTTAGCCCAGATGCTCTCAAGTATGCATGACTCAAGTCATTAGGCCAGGTGTCCCTCCTTAAGACTCAGTCCACACCTCAGCCATCCAAGCACCAACCCTGCACTATATAAGACTGCTCTTTGCATCTTATATAGGGTTGTAGCAAGTGTCTCTAGGCAGATTGTGTGTACCAAGCCCTCTCTTACTCGCGCACTTAGCAGCATTCCTTTGAGCCAAGCTTGCCCTTGGCTCCCATTGCTCTCTGTTGACCCTTAGGCGTGCCAAGCATTCTCATGTGCATCACCATCTCTAGATCATGTTCTAGCTGAGGCAACCAACCAATGCTTATTTCGTGCCCACACTTGCGCCCACGGGTTGCATCACACACCATGGCTTAAATGCTCATGTGTGTGTGCTTGCTTGACAAGGGTCACTACCACCCCTTGCCCACGTTTGAGGCCCTTGCACATGCCCTTGGTTGGGCATGGCTTCCTACTTGCCCATGCATGCCAGCAATGTGAGCCATCTGCTGCCCATGAGTACCAACAGTGCCCATGAGTGCCAACAGTGTGAGCCATCTGCTGCTCATGTCACTTGCTGCCCATGCATGCCAGCAGCATGTGCTCATCTCCTAGCTAGCCAGAAGCCATATGCAAGTCCCATCTGCCTTGGTCATTCACCTTGCCGAAATCATAGGCAACTCACGGAGTCAAAGTGCCCTCCATAAGGCCTTGGTATTGCATGCACAAGGCAGAGTGCTAACAAAAAGCCAGCACCCAAAAAGATGAATGCATGCacaataaatttattcaaaaaatctCCCACAGGATCTAGCTACCCAACCACCAAAATGAATAGCAATTCAGCCAGTTCTAATCTTTGTATCCAACTTCCAACAATAAACACACAAATTAAAAGTAAATCAAAATGA includes the following:
- the LOC100261548 gene encoding uncharacterized protein LOC100261548 isoform X2 gives rise to the protein MESLCVSWEASLYKKWWPQFTIPTFKVVASKCLQKIRVGEQIALVRMKLSWPLSAREAVVHYFEVEYFQDGLLIVLLNSISDSENFDESTYGLTDDRTPELKDTVRIDVVGGFAVQQVTPDRSYFRTIANMDIKLDFVPPSLINFISRQLVGSGFRLYQKIVSSATEGNEDFHEALGGPLYTRIREALCSNAKPTEALGLEELKIDDACTHAEEYLVETVQADVKDINQRILRDDPAAESPSESFPVAEGKTFCEIQEEETEEGGHLKGDNKGVDPPPISPGVMKDCNGIDLAPKDQMAEKCPVNDKGVCVSPKVEEALGTLEEIISVIRGFGHDTQSNFLSIFANEGSNLEKDALKRTISSADGRVHSNGEVCVKPSENGTVERTSVEPRNSPGTQNSRYTGSNSQSREVNHNRIAPASPEQNLLSPCETQQVALHLSRNEVMERPMLKTSDNSEANVSVDEGQKLNRQKKRGFCCFNFISG
- the LOC100261548 gene encoding uncharacterized protein LOC100261548 isoform X1; its protein translation is MEGKQNISQYRERMDKTLASHDLVNEEALKAIVKNQLLHSSEHDFKGDFDNVLEKRTKQVSNFLEMLRSTSKIDKEGSKTSEPPNAGWKLKQDNKEYRVMYREGPQGTPFHSLLVEGYIDGAVDVCLCVSWEASLYKKWWPQFTIPTFKVVASKCLQKIRVGEQIALVRMKLSWPLSAREAVVHYFEVEYFQDGLLIVLLNSISDSENFDESTYGLTDDRTPELKDTVRIDVVGGFAVQQVTPDRSYFRTIANMDIKLDFVPPSLINFISRQLVGSGFRLYQKIVSSATEGNEDFHEALGGPLYTRIREALCSNAKPTEALGLEELKIDDACTHAEEYLVETVQADVKDINQRILRDDPAAESPSESFPVAEGKTFCEIQEEETEEGGHLKGDNKGVDPPPISPGVMKDCNGIDLAPKDQMAEKCPVNDKGVCVSPKVEEALGTLEEIISVIRGFGHDTQSNFLSIFANEGSNLEKDALKRTISSADGRVHSNGEVCVKPSENGTVERTSVEPRNSPGTQNSRYTGSNSQSREVNHNRIAPASPEQNLLSPCETQQVALHLSRNEVMERPMLKTSDNSEANVSVDEGQKLNRQKKRGFCCFNFISG